Proteins encoded together in one Accipiter gentilis chromosome 16, bAccGen1.1, whole genome shotgun sequence window:
- the SUOX gene encoding sulfite oxidase, mitochondrial: MLLLRAVAGRRLPPLPLPRRGCSRLPPSSPTAGGRRGAAPVLAALLGLGAVLAYGERRRRGAQAAQATPVPRYPLYTREEVGRHRSPQDRIWVTHGTEVFDVTDFVELHPGGADKVLLAAGGALEPFWALYAVHSQPHVLELLREYKVGELSPEEAPPAPDATQDPFAGDPPRHPGLRVNSQKPFNAEPPAELLAERFLTPNELFFTRNHLPVPAVDPSSYRLRVEGPGGRVLSLSLAELRSRFPKHEVTATLQCAGNRRSEMSRVRPVKGLAWDIGAISTARWGGVRLRDVLLDAGFSEEREGEWHVCFEGLDADAAGAPYGASIPYGRAVSPAADVLLAYEMNGEELPRDHGFPLRVVVPGVVGARSVKWLQRVAVSPTESPSHWQRNDYKGFSPSVDWDTVDYTTAPAIQELPVQSAITHPRPGAAVPEGELTVKGYAWSGGGREVVRVDVSLDGGRTWRVARLTGERPVPGRAWAWALWELQAPVTAGADLEIICKAVDGSYNVQPDTVAPIWNLRGVLSNAWHRVHVTVSR; the protein is encoded by the exons ATGCTGCTGCTCCGAGCCGTCGCCGGGCGCAG gctcccgccgctgccgctgccccgCCGCGGATGCTCCCGGTTGCCCCCCAGTAGCCCGACCGCGGGGGGACGCCGGGGGGCGGCCCCGGTTCTGGCGGCGTTGCTGGGCCTCGGAGCTGTCCTGGCCTACGGAGAGCGGCGGAGGAGG GGTGCCCAGGCGGCCCAGGCCACCCCCGTCCCCCGTTACCCCCTGTACACGCGGGAGGAGGTGGGGCGGCACCGCTCCCCCCAGGACCGCATCTGGGTGACCCATGGCACCGAGGTCTTCGACGTCACCGACTTCGTGGAGCTGCACCCCGGCGGGGCCGACAAGGTGCTGCTGGCAGCCGGTGGGGCCCTGGAACCCTTCTGGGCCCTCTACGCCGTCCACAGCCAGCCCCACGTCCTGGAGCTGCTGCGGGAGTACAAGGTGGGGGAGCTGAGCCCCGAGGAGGCACCGCCGGCCCCCGACGCCACCCAGGACCCCTTCGCCGGGgaccccccccggcaccccgggCTGCGGGTCAACAGCCAGAAGCCGTTTAATGCGGAGCCACCGGCGGAACTGCTGGCCGAGCGCTTCCTGACGCCCAACGAGCTCTTCTTCACCCGCAACCACCTGCCGGTGCCGGCGGTGGATCCCAGCTCTTACCGGCTGCGGGTGGAGGGGCCGGGGGGTCGGGTGCTCTCGCTGTCACTGGCCGAGCTGCGCAGCCGCTTCCCCAAGCACGAAGTGACGGCCACGCTGCAGTGCGCTGGCAACCGCCGATCCGAAATGAGCCGCGTCCGCCCCGTCAAGGGGCTGGCATGGGACATTGGGGCCATCAGCACGGCCCGCTGGGGCGGCGTGCGGCTGCGCGACGTCCTGCTGGACGCCGGCTTCAGCGAGGAGCGGGAGGGCGAGTGGCACGTCTGCTTCGAGGGGCTGGACGCTGACGCCGCAGGGGCCCCCTACGGCGCTTCCATCCCCTACGGCCGTGCCGTCAGCCCAGCTGCCGACGTGCTGCTGGCCTACGAGATGAACGGCGAGGAGCTGCCCCGTGACCATGGCTTCCCCCTGCGCGTGGTGGTGCCTGGCGTGGTGGGCGCCCGCAGTGTCAAGTGGCTGCAGCGCGTGGCCGTCAGCCCAACCGAGAGCCCCAGCCACTGGCAGCGGAACGACTACAAGGGCTTCTCCCCCTCTGTGGACTGGGACACGGTGGACTACACGACGGCGCCCGCCATCCAGGAGCTGCCGGTGCAGTCGGCCATCACCCACCCGCGCCCCGGCGCGGCGGTGCCGGAGGGGGAGCTGACGGTGAAGGGCTACGCCTGGAGCGGGGGTGGGCGGGAGGTGGTGCGGGTGGACGTCTCGCTGGACGGCGGCCGGACCTGGCGGGTGGCGCGGTTGACGGGCGAGCGACCGGTGCCGGGGCGCGCCTGGGCCTGGGCGCTGTGGGAGCTGCAGGCGCCGGTGACGGCGGGTGCCGACCTGGAGATCATCTGCAAGGCGGTGGACGGCAGCTACAACGTGCAGCCCGACACCGTGGCGCCCATTTGGAACCTGCGCGGGGTCCTCAGCAACGCCTGGCACCGCGTCCACGTCACCGTCAGCCGCTGA